In Streptomyces sp. SID8374, one genomic interval encodes:
- a CDS encoding alpha/beta fold hydrolase yields MTTTVSFTVDSAHGPRPVSVEYERTGAGEPLVLLHGIGHHHQAWDPVTRILAAEREVIAVDLPGFGASPALPDGVPYTLEAVPSVLGALFSALGLDRPHVAGNSLGGLFALELGRRELVRSVTALSPAGFWNEPERRYAFTTLRAMRRAALALPVPAIERLSRSAAGRTALTSTIYARPGRRSPEAVVAETLALRGATGFHQTLAAGGSISFTEDVKGIPVTVAWGTRDRILLRKQGIRAKHVIPEARLVRLPGCGHVPMNDDPALVARVILDTSR; encoded by the coding sequence ATGACCACCACGGTCTCCTTCACCGTCGATTCCGCGCACGGCCCCCGTCCGGTCTCGGTGGAGTACGAACGGACCGGTGCGGGTGAACCGTTGGTCCTGCTCCACGGCATCGGCCACCACCACCAGGCCTGGGACCCGGTGACGCGCATCCTGGCCGCCGAGCGCGAGGTGATAGCCGTCGACCTGCCCGGCTTCGGCGCCTCTCCCGCTCTGCCGGACGGAGTCCCGTACACCCTGGAGGCGGTCCCCTCGGTCCTCGGAGCCCTCTTCTCGGCGCTGGGCCTGGACCGCCCGCACGTCGCCGGCAACTCCCTCGGGGGCCTGTTCGCCCTGGAGCTGGGGCGCAGGGAGCTGGTCCGCTCGGTGACCGCCCTCTCCCCCGCGGGCTTCTGGAACGAGCCCGAGCGCCGCTACGCCTTCACCACCCTGCGGGCGATGCGCCGCGCCGCACTGGCCCTCCCGGTGCCGGCGATCGAACGGCTCTCCCGCAGCGCGGCCGGCCGTACGGCGCTGACCAGTACCATCTACGCCCGGCCCGGCAGGCGCTCCCCCGAGGCCGTCGTCGCCGAGACCCTGGCCCTGCGAGGAGCGACCGGCTTCCACCAGACGCTGGCCGCAGGCGGGAGCATCTCCTTCACCGAGGATGTGAAGGGCATCCCCGTCACCGTCGCCTGGGGCACCCGCGACCGCATCCTCCTCCGGAAGCAGGGGATCCGCGCCAAGCACGTGATCCCGGAGGCCCGGCTCGTACGGCTGCCCGGCTGCGGGCACGTCCCGATGAACGACGACCCGGCGCTGGTGGCCCGGGTCATCCTCGACACCAGCCGCTGA
- a CDS encoding GntR family transcriptional regulator, translated as MGTTQLESVQEPKYWHLKTVLSEALDSDFAVGEILPNERDLAARFGVARATLRQALEQLELEGRLQRRRGVGTTVAPPRVGVAVSTAQHEWTGGVAGEAWQPVDCGSEAAPGAVAAMLGTGTEPVHVVRRIRDTHGQAVAAELLYVPASSVPDLSAIDAPSGTVRARAVLRELHRLGLEGQDRSVELGSARADDAKELDRLPGAPVLVVTTRYFAAGGTAAVSIATYRADTCRLTFGDSGALEISHDEQQERQAS; from the coding sequence GTGGGGACCACGCAGCTGGAATCGGTGCAGGAGCCGAAGTACTGGCACCTCAAGACCGTGCTCAGTGAGGCACTCGACTCGGACTTTGCGGTGGGTGAGATCCTGCCCAACGAGCGGGACCTCGCGGCACGGTTCGGAGTCGCGCGTGCCACGCTCCGGCAGGCTCTGGAGCAGCTCGAACTTGAAGGCAGGCTACAGCGCCGCCGAGGCGTCGGCACGACCGTCGCCCCGCCGCGCGTGGGCGTCGCCGTCTCCACCGCCCAGCACGAGTGGACGGGCGGTGTGGCGGGCGAGGCCTGGCAGCCGGTCGACTGTGGCAGTGAGGCCGCCCCCGGCGCCGTGGCCGCGATGCTCGGCACCGGCACCGAGCCCGTCCACGTGGTGCGCCGCATCCGCGACACCCACGGCCAGGCGGTGGCGGCCGAGCTTCTCTACGTACCCGCCTCCTCGGTCCCCGACCTCTCCGCGATCGACGCACCGTCCGGCACCGTGCGCGCCCGAGCCGTGCTGCGCGAGCTGCACCGCCTGGGCCTGGAGGGCCAGGACCGCTCCGTGGAGCTGGGGTCGGCCCGCGCGGACGACGCCAAGGAACTCGACCGGCTCCCCGGCGCCCCCGTCCTCGTCGTCACCACCCGGTACTTCGCGGCGGGCGGCACGGCCGCCGTCTCCATCGCCACCTACCGGGCGGACACCTGCCGCCTCACCTTCGGGGACTCCGGCGCGCTGGAGATCAGCCACGACGAGCAGCAGGAGCGCCAGGCGTCCTGA
- a CDS encoding SWIM zinc finger family protein: protein MTRSVQALAYARPSALESSQAGAALGLETAGGLTPRGAEAHPRFFAGFLSAPRIAARGLLAVADVAAARYYQRTLPASLDPVVTGNGDRLRFESFSGCCGVYARLDVLQEGLDGERTGHGTTNVDVNNPLREALSRITADDPLHLRVGPEELAVTTLDGPVVEKKVPLPDRWLRGFAEAQVASAGFDLRAELPAARAVAFLRSLPRGSGNAGRGAQWVVASGSGLRPTTRPVPGAVCLPGPERLVALQRVLRHATALRVYGPPVVDGAPVASAWEVVLPGMRLTLTLSPDSSRGFSGEGGVLEALATDEAAADAELVSVLLAWEPTIEPASLAEQSGLSVERVRAALTRLGTAGRVGYDLADAAYFHRELPYDADRAERHNPRLVAARELAGAGAVSLDGALASVASGDRRYQVRESDGRLTCTCQWWADYRGKRGPCKHALAVTMARRGATVAGGVR, encoded by the coding sequence ATGACCCGATCCGTTCAGGCCTTGGCCTACGCACGCCCGTCCGCCCTGGAGTCCTCGCAGGCGGGAGCCGCCCTCGGGCTGGAGACCGCGGGCGGTCTCACCCCGCGCGGGGCGGAGGCGCATCCGCGCTTCTTCGCCGGATTCCTCTCCGCTCCGCGCATCGCCGCCCGGGGGCTGCTGGCGGTGGCCGACGTGGCCGCCGCCCGCTACTACCAGCGCACCCTGCCCGCCTCCCTCGACCCGGTGGTGACGGGGAACGGGGACCGGTTGCGCTTCGAGTCGTTCTCCGGCTGCTGCGGGGTGTACGCACGCCTCGATGTGCTCCAGGAGGGGTTGGACGGGGAGCGGACGGGCCACGGTACGACCAATGTGGACGTGAACAATCCGCTGCGGGAGGCCCTTTCCCGGATAACGGCGGACGACCCGCTGCATCTGCGGGTGGGCCCCGAGGAGTTGGCGGTCACCACGCTGGACGGGCCGGTGGTGGAGAAGAAGGTGCCGCTGCCGGACCGGTGGCTGCGGGGGTTCGCCGAGGCGCAGGTGGCCTCGGCGGGGTTCGATCTGCGGGCCGAGCTGCCGGCGGCCCGGGCGGTGGCGTTCCTGCGCTCGCTGCCCCGGGGTTCGGGGAACGCGGGGCGGGGCGCTCAGTGGGTGGTCGCCTCCGGGTCCGGGCTGCGGCCGACGACCCGGCCGGTGCCGGGCGCGGTGTGCCTGCCGGGGCCCGAGCGGCTGGTGGCTCTCCAGCGGGTGCTGCGCCATGCGACGGCGCTGCGGGTGTACGGGCCTCCGGTGGTGGACGGTGCGCCGGTGGCGAGCGCGTGGGAGGTGGTCCTGCCGGGCATGCGGCTCACGCTGACGCTGTCCCCGGACTCCTCGCGGGGGTTCTCGGGCGAGGGCGGCGTCCTGGAGGCGCTGGCCACCGATGAGGCGGCGGCCGACGCCGAGCTGGTCTCGGTCCTCCTCGCCTGGGAGCCCACGATCGAACCGGCCTCCCTGGCCGAGCAGTCGGGGCTGAGTGTCGAGAGGGTACGGGCCGCGCTCACCCGGCTCGGCACGGCGGGCCGGGTCGGCTACGACCTGGCGGACGCGGCCTACTTCCACCGCGAGCTGCCCTACGACGCGGACCGGGCGGAGCGTCACAACCCGCGTCTGGTCGCCGCCCGCGAGCTGGCCGGTGCGGGGGCGGTGTCGCTGGACGGCGCGCTGGCCTCCGTGGCCTCCGGCGACCGGCGCTACCAGGTGCGCGAGAGCGACGGGAGGCTCACCTGCACCTGCCAGTGGTGGGCGGACTACCGGGGGAAGCGGGGCCCGTGCAAGCACGCCCTTGCCGTGACGATGGCCCGGCGCGGCGCGACGGTCGCCGGAGGCGTGCGATGA
- a CDS encoding RNA polymerase sigma-70 factor: MTADPATEVFEEHRPVLTGVAYRMLGRVADAEDVVQEAWLRWSSAAQEGIRESRAFLVRITTRLAIDRLRHLKSRREAYVGPWLPEAVVTDFGPTAPDAAERAVLADSVSLAVLVVLESLSPLERAVFVLREAFGFPYAEIAAALDRTEPAVRQLAGRARRHVDERKPRYDVDPAERRDLTERFLAAASGGSIEQLMALLAPDVRLVSDAGGKAKAALRVIESADKVGRFLAAVGQEAGPEWEMRIAEFNGGPGVACFVGGKPDTFFQIEIRDGIIQCIYIVRNPDKLAGLSAV; this comes from the coding sequence GTGACAGCCGACCCCGCCACCGAAGTCTTCGAAGAGCACCGGCCCGTCCTCACCGGCGTCGCCTACCGCATGCTCGGCCGTGTCGCCGACGCCGAGGACGTGGTGCAGGAGGCGTGGCTGCGCTGGTCGTCCGCCGCTCAGGAGGGCATCCGCGAGTCGAGAGCCTTTCTGGTACGGATCACCACCCGGCTGGCCATCGACCGGCTGCGCCACCTCAAGTCCCGCCGGGAGGCGTACGTCGGCCCCTGGCTGCCCGAAGCGGTCGTCACCGACTTCGGGCCGACCGCTCCCGACGCGGCGGAGCGGGCCGTCCTCGCCGACTCCGTCTCCCTCGCCGTACTCGTCGTCCTCGAATCGCTCTCCCCGCTGGAGCGCGCGGTCTTCGTGCTCCGGGAGGCCTTCGGCTTTCCGTACGCCGAGATCGCCGCCGCCCTCGACCGCACCGAGCCGGCCGTCCGCCAGCTCGCCGGGCGCGCCAGACGCCACGTGGACGAGCGCAAACCGCGCTACGACGTCGATCCGGCGGAGCGCCGCGACCTCACCGAGCGGTTCCTGGCCGCCGCGTCCGGCGGCTCCATCGAACAGCTGATGGCCCTCCTGGCACCGGACGTCCGGCTCGTCAGCGACGCCGGGGGCAAGGCGAAGGCGGCGCTGCGGGTCATCGAGTCCGCCGACAAGGTCGGCCGGTTCCTCGCCGCGGTCGGCCAGGAGGCCGGACCGGAGTGGGAGATGCGGATCGCGGAGTTCAACGGCGGACCCGGTGTGGCGTGCTTTGTCGGAGGAAAGCCGGACACTTTCTTCCAGATCGAGATCCGCGACGGGATCATTCAATGCATCTATATCGTTCGCAATCCGGACAAGCTCGCCGGTCTCTCCGCCGTGTGA
- a CDS encoding alkaline phosphatase D family protein yields MPHRPRIPSPGRRTVLRGSLLVPAAAALPAAVGAAPALALAGRPEAAWGVQVGSVTASSALVWVRSDRPARMVVETSATESFRRARSWYGPLIGPGSDFTGTVPLYGLPAGEQVHYRVTLADPHDPRRTGKPVYGTFRTAPSRRRDGVRFLWSGDIAGQGWGINPDIGGYRVYEEMRRLDPDFFLCSGDTVYADGPLQPSVTLPDGRVWRNVMTEEKAKVAETLDEYRGNFRYNLLDSNFRRFNAQVPSVVQWDDHEVRNNWYPGQILDDERYTEKNVDILAARSARAFGEYFPVSAPHGSSRRSRMYRTVHHGPLLDVFVLDMRSHRNRNSPNRQADDTTGILGAEQLRWLKRALAESRAVWKVIAADMPLGLVVPDGATDFEAVAQGDPGAPLGRELQIAELLRFIKHRKVTGTLWLTADVHYTSAQHYAPERAAFKDFAPFWEFVSGPLAAGGFPANALDGTFGPDRVFVRAPDRANVSPMESPQFFGEVEIDGHSADLTVRLRAEGGAVLFTKVLRPGRVGQ; encoded by the coding sequence ATGCCGCACCGCCCGCGTATCCCCTCGCCCGGCCGCCGTACCGTTCTGCGGGGCTCTCTGCTCGTCCCGGCGGCGGCCGCTCTGCCCGCAGCCGTCGGCGCGGCTCCCGCCCTGGCCCTGGCGGGGCGGCCGGAGGCGGCCTGGGGCGTGCAGGTGGGGAGCGTCACCGCCTCGTCGGCGCTGGTCTGGGTGCGGTCGGACCGGCCCGCCCGGATGGTGGTGGAGACCTCGGCCACCGAGTCCTTCCGCCGCGCCCGGAGCTGGTACGGGCCGCTGATCGGCCCGGGAAGCGACTTCACCGGGACGGTTCCGCTGTACGGGCTTCCGGCGGGCGAGCAGGTGCACTACCGCGTCACGCTGGCCGACCCGCACGACCCCCGCCGTACGGGAAAGCCGGTGTACGGAACCTTCCGTACCGCTCCGTCCCGGCGCCGGGACGGGGTCCGCTTCCTGTGGTCCGGGGACATCGCGGGGCAGGGGTGGGGCATCAACCCGGACATCGGCGGCTACCGGGTGTACGAGGAGATGCGCCGCCTCGACCCGGACTTCTTCCTGTGCAGCGGCGACACCGTCTACGCGGACGGGCCGCTCCAGCCGAGCGTCACGCTGCCCGACGGCAGGGTGTGGCGCAACGTCATGACCGAGGAGAAGGCCAAGGTCGCCGAGACGCTGGACGAGTACCGGGGGAACTTCCGCTACAACCTCCTCGACAGCAACTTCCGGCGCTTCAACGCGCAGGTCCCCTCCGTCGTGCAGTGGGACGACCACGAGGTGCGCAACAACTGGTACCCCGGCCAGATCCTCGACGACGAGCGCTACACCGAGAAGAACGTCGACATCCTCGCGGCCCGTTCCGCACGTGCCTTCGGCGAATACTTCCCCGTGTCGGCGCCGCACGGCTCCTCCCGGCGGTCCCGCATGTACCGGACCGTCCACCACGGGCCGCTGCTGGACGTCTTCGTCCTCGACATGCGCTCGCACCGCAACCGCAACTCCCCCAACCGGCAGGCCGACGACACGACCGGCATCCTCGGCGCCGAGCAGCTGCGCTGGCTCAAACGCGCCCTCGCCGAGTCCCGTGCGGTGTGGAAGGTGATCGCGGCCGACATGCCGCTGGGCCTGGTGGTCCCGGACGGGGCGACGGACTTCGAGGCGGTGGCGCAGGGCGATCCGGGTGCTCCGCTCGGACGGGAGCTCCAGATCGCGGAGTTGCTGCGGTTCATCAAGCACCGCAAGGTCACCGGCACGTTGTGGCTGACGGCCGATGTGCACTACACCTCGGCCCAGCACTACGCCCCCGAGCGGGCGGCGTTCAAGGACTTCGCGCCGTTCTGGGAGTTCGTCTCGGGCCCGTTGGCGGCAGGGGGATTTCCGGCCAACGCGCTGGACGGCACGTTCGGGCCGGACCGGGTCTTCGTGCGGGCGCCGGACCGGGCCAATGTGTCGCCGATGGAGTCTCCGCAGTTCTTCGGAGAGGTCGAGATCGACGGCCACAGCGCGGATCTGACGGTGCGTCTGCGGGCGGAGGGCGGCGCGGTGCTGTTCACGAAGGTGCTGCGGCCGGGGCGCGTCGGTCAGTGA